CTCCTCGAAGGGGAGGTCGGACATCAGGCCGCCAATGGGCAGCGGCAAGCGGGCCAGCACCTCGCCGTCGCGGACCGCGGCCAGCCCGCCGCGCTGCTCCACCACCGCGTAAACGGCTGCCAGCATGTCCTCGTCGCTCACGCCGACCACGCCGATATTGTGGGCGTCGTGCGCGACACTCGACGCCAGCGCGCCAGCCTTCAGGCCGAACCCCTTGACCAGCCCGACGCCGACGTCGCCCGTCGCCCTGTGCCGCTCGACGACGGCCATCTTGAGGATGTCGCGGCCGGGATCGGAGACAATATGACCATTGACGATGGCCGGCTCTTCGACCAGGTGGCGCGTCACGATCTGGTGGGGCACCACGCCGATCACCCGAGCGTGGCTCCCCGTGGCCGGGATGACCAGCTTCGAGGCGTCCAGCCGGCCGATGTGGACGGTGTCCAGGGCCTGGGAGTAGTCGAACGGGGGCGGCGTGAACGTCGGTCGGCCATCGCGTGCGACAATCGCGCCGTCCTTGAACACCAGCTTCGCGCGCAGGTTCTGGAGGTCGTCCGCGACGATCAGGTCCGCCCGATAGCCCGGCACAATCGCCCCGATGCGCGGCAACCTGAACCGCTCGGCGGCGTTGATGGTCGCCATCGCGATGGCCCCGACCGGGTCCATGCCCTCGGCGATAGCGAGCCGCACGGCGTGATCGAGATGGCCCTGGTGCAGGAGATCGTTCGGAGCGCGGTCGTCGGTGACGAACAGCGCGCGTCGCGCTCGCAGCCGCCTGACGACCGGCAACAGCTCGTGCAGGTTGTGCTCGGTTGAGCCTTCCCGGACCATCAGCCAGAGACCTTGCCGCAGCTTCTCCTCGGCCTCTTCGGCGCGGGTCGTCTCGTGATCGCTCTCGATACCAGCCGTCAGATAG
The DNA window shown above is from Chloroflexota bacterium and carries:
- the ade gene encoding adenine deaminase, whose protein sequence is MPLRDRILAARGRAPAHLVLKRARVVNVLTNEIYDHPADVAIHEGDIVGVGLGGQRYNGQREIDLDGAYLLPGLIDGHLHVESTMLSAGEFARAVAPSGTTSVVVDPHEIGNVLGAPGIQMLLAATDDLPLNFFVNVPSCVPASEMENGGHTLTAEDMAPLLDHPRVVGIAELMNFPGVLAGDPAVLAKAELGQRRGVPIDGHAPGVTGKDLCAYLTAGIESDHETTRAEEAEEKLRQGLWLMVREGSTEHNLHELLPVVRRLRARRALFVTDDRAPNDLLHQGHLDHAVRLAIAEGMDPVGAIAMATINAAERFRLPRIGAIVPGYRADLIVADDLQNLRAKLVFKDGAIVARDGRPTFTPPPFDYSQALDTVHIGRLDASKLVIPATGSHARVIGVVPHQIVTRHLVEEPAIVNGHIVSDPGRDILKMAVVERHRATGDVGVGLVKGFGLKAGALASSVAHDAHNIGVVGVSDEDMLAAVYAVVEQRGGLAAVRDGEVLARLPLPIGGLMSDLPFEEVAARLEAVEEAASSIGCTVWRPFMVLSFLALSVIPALKLTDRGLVDVEAWELVPVGV